A single genomic interval of Methylobacterium bullatum harbors:
- the murD gene encoding UDP-N-acetylmuramoylalanine--D-glutamate ligase — translation MTPATTFAGRTVALFGLGGSGLATALSLQAGGARVVAWDDSPESQARARDQGIGVADLRSADWSGFSALILAPGVPLTHPAPHWTVGLARAAGIEIIGDVELFCRERARIAPDAPFVAITGTNGKSTTTALIAHILSDAGLDVQMGGNIGTAILSLEPPAPGRYHVIELSSFQIDLTPSLSPSVGVLLNITPDHLDRHGTMENYAAIKERLIQGSALAVVGVDDKPSRAIADRYDGTLVSIGVSTPVVDGLTVRDGIVAGRSGEAIADVSGIGSLRGTHNWQNAAVAIAVAQALAVPDGRIASALVSFPGLPHRMEEVGRRGRVLFVNDSKATNADSTEKALTAFRDIHWILGGKPKEGGIDPLAPLFDRVAHAYLIGAASDAFAATLEGRVPYTRCGTLDVATKQAAESAARSEAPEPVVLLSPACASYDQFRSFEDRGDQFRTLVRGLIG, via the coding sequence ATGACCCCCGCCACCACCTTCGCCGGCCGCACGGTCGCCCTGTTCGGCCTCGGCGGCTCTGGCCTCGCCACGGCGCTCTCGCTCCAGGCCGGGGGCGCCCGCGTCGTCGCCTGGGACGACAGCCCCGAGAGCCAGGCCAGGGCGCGAGACCAGGGCATCGGCGTCGCGGATCTGCGCAGCGCCGACTGGTCGGGCTTTTCCGCCCTGATCCTGGCCCCCGGTGTACCGCTGACCCATCCCGCGCCGCATTGGACCGTCGGTCTCGCCAGGGCGGCCGGGATCGAGATCATCGGCGATGTCGAACTGTTCTGCCGCGAGCGGGCCAGGATCGCCCCCGATGCGCCGTTCGTCGCCATCACCGGCACCAATGGCAAGTCCACCACCACGGCGCTGATCGCGCATATCCTGAGCGACGCCGGCCTCGATGTTCAGATGGGCGGCAATATCGGCACGGCGATCCTGTCGCTGGAGCCGCCGGCTCCGGGGCGCTACCACGTCATCGAACTCTCCTCGTTCCAGATCGACCTGACGCCGTCCCTGAGCCCGAGCGTCGGCGTGCTCCTCAACATCACGCCCGACCATCTCGACCGGCACGGGACGATGGAGAACTACGCGGCGATCAAGGAACGGCTGATTCAGGGCTCCGCCCTCGCGGTGGTCGGGGTCGACGACAAGCCGAGCCGCGCCATCGCCGACCGGTATGATGGCACTCTCGTGAGCATCGGCGTCTCGACACCGGTCGTGGATGGGCTGACCGTCCGCGACGGGATCGTGGCCGGGCGCTCCGGGGAGGCCATCGCGGATGTCTCCGGCATCGGCTCGCTCCGGGGCACCCATAATTGGCAGAACGCCGCGGTCGCCATCGCCGTGGCCCAGGCTCTCGCCGTGCCCGATGGGCGGATAGCATCGGCACTGGTGAGTTTCCCGGGCCTGCCGCACCGGATGGAGGAGGTCGGCCGGCGCGGGCGGGTCCTGTTCGTCAACGATTCCAAGGCGACCAACGCGGATTCCACCGAGAAGGCCCTCACGGCTTTCCGCGACATTCACTGGATCCTCGGCGGCAAGCCGAAGGAGGGCGGCATCGACCCGCTGGCGCCGCTGTTCGACCGCGTCGCCCACGCCTACCTCATCGGCGCGGCGAGCGACGCCTTCGCGGCGACGCTGGAGGGGAGGGTGCCCTACACCCGCTGCGGCACCCTGGATGTGGCGACGAAGCAGGCGGCCGAGTCCGCTGCCCGGTCGGAGGCGCCGGAGCCGGTGGTCCTCCTGTCGCCGGCTTGTGCCTCCTACGACCAGTTCAGGAGTTTCGAGGATCGGGGCGACCAGTTCCGGACGCTCGTGCGGGGGCTGATCGGATAA
- the ycjG gene encoding L-Ala-D/L-Glu epimerase — MTRRLTVAVERFPIAGAFTIARGSRTEAVVVLATITDDADGRLGRGECVPYPRYGESPESVCALISEQVDAIAAGATRTDLLTLMKAGAARNAVDCALLDLEAKQLGRPAWEIAGLSPPQVATTAYTLSLGTPESMEEAARGAAHRPLLKVKLGGEGDPERIAAVRRGAPDSRLIVDANEAWRAETIEANLAACVAAGVGLIEQPLPAGEDELLARIARPIPICADESLHDRAGLDALSDRYDAINIKLDKAGGLTEAVMLAHEAKARGLSLMIGCMVGTSLAMAPAMLLAHHADYVDLDGPLLLARDREPALRFDGSLIHPPTPDLWG, encoded by the coding sequence ATGACCCGCCGCCTCACCGTCGCGGTGGAGCGCTTCCCCATCGCCGGGGCCTTCACCATCGCGCGGGGCAGCCGCACGGAAGCGGTGGTGGTGCTCGCCACCATCACGGACGATGCCGACGGCCGTCTGGGCCGGGGCGAATGCGTGCCCTATCCGCGCTACGGCGAATCCCCCGAGAGCGTCTGCGCCTTGATTTCCGAACAGGTAGACGCGATCGCGGCGGGCGCCACCCGCACCGATCTGCTCACCCTGATGAAGGCGGGGGCCGCGCGCAACGCCGTCGATTGCGCCCTGCTCGATCTGGAGGCGAAGCAGCTCGGCCGCCCGGCCTGGGAGATCGCGGGCCTGAGCCCGCCGCAGGTCGCCACCACCGCCTACACGCTGAGCCTCGGCACGCCGGAGAGCATGGAGGAGGCCGCACGCGGCGCGGCGCACCGGCCCTTGCTCAAGGTCAAGCTCGGCGGCGAGGGTGATCCCGAGCGCATCGCCGCCGTGCGTCGCGGCGCGCCGGATTCGCGCCTGATCGTCGATGCCAACGAGGCGTGGCGCGCGGAGACCATCGAGGCGAATCTGGCCGCCTGCGTCGCCGCGGGCGTCGGCCTCATCGAGCAGCCGCTCCCGGCCGGCGAGGACGAGTTGCTCGCCCGCATCGCCCGGCCGATCCCGATCTGCGCCGACGAGAGCCTGCACGACCGCGCCGGCCTCGACGCGCTCTCCGACCGCTACGACGCCATCAACATCAAGCTCGACAAGGCCGGCGGCCTCACCGAGGCGGTGATGCTGGCGCACGAGGCCAAGGCGAGGGGGCTGTCGCTGATGATCGGCTGCATGGTGGGCACGTCGCTGGCCATGGCGCCCGCTATGCTGCTCGCCCACCACGCGGATTATGTCGATCTCGACGGGCCCCTGCTGCTGGCGCGGGACCGCGAGCCGGCCCTGCGCTTCGACGGCAGCCTGATCCATCCGCCGACGCCGGACCTGTGGGGATAG
- the murF gene encoding UDP-N-acetylmuramoyl-tripeptide--D-alanyl-D-alanine ligase gives MTPLWTPEALEAATGGSLLGNPKPITGASIDTRTLQPGDLFFAIRGEARDGHDFVRDALARGAGAAVVAADRAEEFSGAGGVLAVSGAGEDPILEAMRALGAASRRRTDAGIVAVTGSVGKTGTKEALLHVLSAQGRTHASIASYNNHWGVPLTLARMPADSDYGVFEIGMNHPGEIVPLTAMVRPDIALITTVEPVHIEHFASLSAIADAKGEIFSGLRAGGTAIINRDNPNFSRLLAHAQASQAGRVVTFGEHEAADVRALRIVMRPDLSVVDASVMGIPVTYQLGTPGRHTAMNSLGVMAVVHALGADLARAALSLAALKPPVGRGERTALKLRDGEAFLVDESYNANPASVRAALATLSGIETGSRGRRIAVLGDMLELGAAAEEHHRALASAVEVAGIDLVFTAGPMMRHLFEALPVSRRGVSAGASSDLVDPLLGALRAGDTVMVKGSNSIRMGRIVEALKARYAGAVDRAESAQAAIRQ, from the coding sequence ATGACCCCCCTGTGGACCCCCGAGGCCCTGGAAGCCGCCACCGGCGGCAGCTTGCTCGGCAATCCGAAGCCGATCACCGGTGCCTCCATCGACACGCGGACGCTGCAGCCGGGCGACCTGTTCTTCGCCATTCGCGGCGAGGCGCGGGACGGCCATGATTTCGTTCGCGATGCCCTGGCGCGCGGTGCCGGAGCGGCCGTGGTCGCCGCCGACCGGGCCGAGGAATTCTCCGGGGCGGGCGGCGTCCTTGCCGTGTCGGGAGCGGGCGAGGATCCGATCCTCGAGGCCATGCGTGCCCTCGGGGCGGCCTCGCGCCGGCGCACGGATGCCGGCATCGTCGCCGTCACCGGCTCCGTCGGCAAGACCGGCACGAAGGAGGCCCTGCTCCACGTCCTCTCCGCGCAGGGGCGGACCCATGCCTCCATCGCCTCCTACAACAACCATTGGGGCGTGCCGTTGACCCTGGCGCGGATGCCCGCCGACAGCGATTACGGCGTGTTCGAGATCGGCATGAACCATCCCGGCGAAATCGTGCCGCTGACGGCCATGGTCCGGCCGGACATCGCACTGATCACCACGGTCGAGCCGGTGCATATCGAGCATTTCGCCTCGCTCTCGGCCATCGCCGACGCCAAGGGCGAGATCTTCTCCGGCCTGAGGGCCGGCGGGACCGCCATCATCAATCGCGACAATCCGAATTTTTCGCGCCTGCTCGCCCATGCCCAGGCCTCGCAGGCTGGCCGGGTCGTCACCTTCGGCGAACACGAGGCGGCGGATGTCCGTGCCCTTCGCATCGTCATGCGGCCCGACCTGTCGGTGGTGGACGCCTCCGTGATGGGCATCCCCGTCACCTACCAGCTCGGAACGCCCGGCCGGCACACGGCGATGAACTCGCTCGGCGTCATGGCGGTGGTCCATGCCCTGGGCGCCGACTTGGCGCGAGCCGCCCTGTCCCTGGCCGCGTTGAAGCCCCCCGTCGGGCGCGGCGAGCGCACGGCGCTCAAGCTCAGGGACGGCGAGGCCTTCCTGGTGGACGAGAGCTACAACGCCAACCCGGCCTCGGTGCGCGCGGCCCTGGCCACCCTGTCCGGTATCGAGACCGGATCGCGCGGGCGCCGCATCGCGGTCCTCGGCGACATGCTGGAGCTCGGAGCGGCGGCGGAAGAGCACCACCGGGCCCTCGCCTCGGCGGTGGAAGTGGCCGGGATCGATCTCGTCTTCACCGCCGGCCCGATGATGCGCCACCTGTTCGAGGCGCTGCCGGTGAGCCGGCGCGGCGTCTCGGCCGGCGCGTCGTCGGATCTCGTCGATCCGCTCCTTGGTGCCCTGCGCGCCGGAGACACCGTGATGGTGAAGGGATCGAACAGCATCCGCATGGGCCGCATTGTCGAAGCCCTCAAAGCCCGCTACGCGGGCGCCGTGGACCGCGCCGAGTCGGCGCAGGCCGCGATCCGCCAATAG
- the ndh gene encoding NADH dehydrogenase, whose protein sequence is MVPGETVDNLHRIVVVGGGAAGLQLATKLGDTLGRKGKAHVTLVDRARTHIWKPLLHEVAAGSLDVGHHAVDYLHHAHQHHFRYRIGSMTGLDRTARTIQLAASHDAEGREVTPVRSIPYDTLVLAVGSTTNDFGTPGVKENAIALDTPDQAVRFHQRLVNGMLRAHTQVGPVRPGQLHVTVIGAGATGTELAAELHRTTRDVASTGLDKIDPAKDLKITLVEAASRILPAVPERLSAEVMALLNKIGVEVRTQARVTEVRADGVQLADGGFIPSELVVWAAGVKAPPFLQEIGGLETTRNNQLVVTPTLQTTRDPDIFAMGDCAYLVEQGSDTPIPPRAQAAHQQATHLIKQIPIKMAGEPLKPFKYRDFGSLVSLGEYSTVGNLMGFIQGKNMFIAGLFARMMYWSLYKMHERALHGTIKTALDATARALTRRTEPRVKLH, encoded by the coding sequence ATGGTACCGGGCGAAACCGTGGACAACCTGCACCGCATCGTGGTCGTCGGCGGAGGCGCGGCTGGGCTCCAGCTCGCCACCAAGCTCGGCGACACGCTGGGCCGGAAGGGCAAGGCGCACGTCACCCTCGTGGACAGGGCACGGACCCATATCTGGAAGCCGCTGCTGCACGAGGTCGCCGCGGGCAGTCTCGATGTCGGCCACCACGCCGTGGACTATCTCCACCACGCGCATCAGCATCATTTCCGCTATCGCATCGGCTCGATGACGGGGCTCGACCGGACCGCACGCACGATCCAGCTCGCCGCGAGCCACGATGCCGAGGGCCGCGAGGTCACGCCCGTCCGCTCGATCCCCTACGACACGCTGGTCCTGGCGGTGGGCTCGACCACCAACGATTTCGGCACGCCGGGGGTGAAGGAGAACGCCATCGCTCTGGACACGCCGGACCAGGCGGTGCGGTTCCATCAGCGCCTCGTCAACGGCATGCTGCGCGCGCACACCCAGGTCGGGCCGGTGCGCCCCGGCCAGCTCCACGTGACGGTGATCGGTGCCGGCGCCACCGGCACCGAACTCGCGGCGGAGCTTCATCGCACGACCCGCGACGTGGCCTCCACCGGCCTCGACAAGATCGATCCCGCCAAGGACCTGAAGATCACCCTCGTCGAGGCGGCGAGCCGGATCCTGCCGGCCGTCCCCGAGCGTCTCTCGGCGGAGGTGATGGCGCTGCTGAACAAGATCGGCGTCGAGGTCCGCACCCAGGCGCGGGTGACGGAAGTCCGCGCCGACGGCGTCCAACTCGCCGATGGCGGGTTCATCCCCTCCGAACTCGTGGTCTGGGCGGCCGGCGTGAAGGCGCCGCCGTTCCTGCAGGAGATCGGCGGCCTCGAGACGACGCGCAACAATCAGCTCGTGGTCACGCCCACGCTCCAGACCACGCGCGATCCCGACATCTTCGCCATGGGCGACTGCGCCTATCTGGTGGAGCAGGGCTCGGACACTCCGATCCCGCCGCGTGCGCAGGCGGCGCACCAGCAGGCGACCCATCTCATCAAGCAGATTCCGATCAAGATGGCCGGGGAGCCCCTGAAGCCGTTCAAGTACCGGGATTTCGGCTCGCTGGTGTCCCTCGGGGAATATTCCACGGTGGGCAACCTGATGGGTTTCATCCAGGGGAAGAACATGTTCATCGCCGGGCTGTTCGCGCGGATGATGTACTGGTCGCTCTACAAGATGCACGAGCGGGCGCTGCACGGTACGATCAAGACCGCCCTCGATGCCACGGCCCGCGCCCTGACGCGGCGCACGGAGCCGCGCGTCAAGCTCCATTGA
- the arcB gene encoding Aerobic respiration control sensor protein ArcB codes for MITPSHEAERVAALHGLGILDTPPEEHFEAVSRTAKRLFGVEKAYLALIDSDRQWIKSDCDLAGKEMPRLESFCHHTIAGGDMLVVPDARLDPRFAGNPLVTGPDPIVFYAGVPLCLESGFRVGSFCLMHSTPRPFSAEDEAALRDLAATVTAHLRLADAHVRLVREAEDRAAHQATIADQQQELQQRQDALSSAHHLLAMAEEVAGIGHWRVRLADGQTFWSTGIYVIAGLDPATSAPTFDGAIDLHHPDDRELVRSSISDALERKGAFAFEARMVRPTGEIRTMVVRGICERDVTGLAVGLVGTAIDVTDARNSDAALRERTSQFRRLVDAVSDCAFVTLDRTGHVANWNSGAERITGYSAKDAIGRHVSRFYTTEGLEAGAPRIALATAAYEGRLKFECWRVRRDGSQFFASVAIDAIRDDEGAVVGYAEITRDITERRAAELELQRSEDRYRTLAEALPALIWTTRPPDGTATYVNRAFTDFYGDIGPERSERTARNHPDDAERMEVAWRNAHAWGRTFTVEGRLRRHDGVYRWHKIVMIPIPTHDDRAPDAAEWLGTALDIDDIITARQRLEETTDLLRIAQEAADAGTWYLDLWTDTITLSPKAVGLFGLPGEGARAMPVKDWIPLVHPDDRQAVREEAARAIRNRTNYVVEYRIVVDAEERWISTCGRVLYDAAGAPYRMVGLHFDITERKTVWAALQAATATAERASAAKSEFLAAMSHEIRTPLNSILGYADLLLEETSRTPDDRHRLELVRGAGAALLTIVNDVLDFSKIEAGQFTLELLPFPLRDLIENTVEIVRGSALKSPVTILSHLDPALPSWATGDANRLRQVLLNLLNNAVKFTPAGSVTLNVSQCGEEAGAPVLRFEVVDTGIGISEEEQIHLFQRFSQVDSSISRRFGGTGLGLAICRRLVSMMDGEIGVTSRPGEGSTFWFTLALPRADAASGPAEAGAERVVAREAMVPRPVRILVAEDVPVNQTLARAVLELAGHSVDVVGNGEEAVAAIRANAGGPLAFDLVLMDVQMPGMDGLAATRLIRALPAPACVVPIIAMTANVLPEKIASLTAAGMDDHVGKPFKRDALYAAIARWSGPVATGDAPASPTILDREVYESLRDMVGPERATVLLSMLADELIDRFGASPEAVDLSGMEPADLAYDAHVMVSAAGLLGFVGLSDLCREIETACRNGDDLAPLVQRLVVVRDGTLGTIRMLQAA; via the coding sequence TTGATCACGCCGTCTCATGAAGCCGAGCGCGTCGCCGCGCTTCACGGCCTGGGTATCCTCGATACGCCCCCCGAAGAGCATTTCGAGGCCGTGTCGCGCACGGCCAAACGCCTCTTCGGGGTCGAGAAGGCCTATCTGGCCCTCATCGATTCGGACCGGCAGTGGATCAAGTCGGACTGTGATCTCGCCGGCAAGGAGATGCCGCGCCTCGAATCGTTCTGCCATCACACCATCGCCGGTGGCGACATGCTCGTGGTGCCGGATGCGCGCCTCGATCCGCGCTTCGCCGGGAACCCCCTGGTGACCGGCCCCGATCCCATCGTCTTCTACGCCGGCGTACCCCTGTGCCTCGAATCGGGTTTCCGCGTCGGCTCGTTCTGTCTCATGCACAGCACGCCGCGCCCGTTCAGTGCGGAGGATGAAGCGGCTCTGCGCGACCTCGCGGCCACCGTCACCGCCCATCTGCGCCTCGCGGACGCCCATGTGAGGCTGGTCCGGGAGGCCGAGGACCGCGCGGCCCATCAGGCGACGATCGCCGACCAGCAGCAGGAGTTGCAGCAGCGCCAAGACGCGCTCTCCAGCGCGCATCACCTGCTCGCCATGGCGGAGGAGGTCGCCGGGATCGGCCATTGGCGCGTTCGTCTCGCCGATGGCCAGACCTTCTGGTCCACCGGCATCTACGTGATTGCCGGGCTCGATCCCGCGACCTCCGCGCCGACATTCGACGGGGCCATCGATCTGCATCATCCCGACGACCGGGAGCTGGTTCGGTCCAGCATCTCCGATGCGCTGGAGCGGAAGGGCGCTTTCGCCTTCGAGGCGAGGATGGTTCGTCCGACGGGGGAAATCCGGACGATGGTGGTTCGCGGCATCTGCGAACGCGATGTGACGGGTCTGGCCGTGGGTCTGGTCGGCACCGCCATCGACGTGACGGACGCCCGCAATTCCGACGCCGCCCTGCGGGAGCGGACGAGCCAGTTCCGCCGTCTCGTGGATGCGGTCAGCGATTGCGCCTTCGTCACCCTCGACCGGACCGGGCATGTCGCCAACTGGAACAGCGGGGCCGAGCGGATCACCGGCTATTCCGCGAAGGATGCCATCGGTCGCCACGTCTCGCGCTTCTATACGACAGAGGGGCTCGAAGCCGGGGCGCCGCGCATCGCGCTCGCCACGGCCGCCTATGAGGGGCGGCTCAAGTTCGAGTGCTGGCGGGTTCGCCGGGACGGCTCGCAATTCTTCGCCAGCGTCGCCATCGATGCCATCCGCGACGACGAGGGGGCCGTGGTCGGCTATGCCGAGATCACCCGCGACATCACCGAGCGCCGCGCGGCGGAGCTCGAGCTCCAGCGCAGCGAGGATCGCTACCGCACCCTCGCGGAGGCGCTGCCTGCGCTGATCTGGACGACCCGGCCGCCGGACGGGACGGCGACCTACGTGAATCGCGCCTTCACCGATTTCTACGGCGATATCGGTCCCGAGCGGAGCGAGCGCACGGCGCGCAACCATCCCGACGATGCCGAACGCATGGAGGTCGCCTGGCGCAACGCCCATGCGTGGGGGCGGACCTTCACGGTGGAGGGACGCCTGCGCCGCCATGATGGCGTCTACCGCTGGCACAAGATCGTGATGATCCCGATCCCGACCCATGACGACCGGGCGCCCGATGCCGCCGAATGGCTCGGCACCGCCCTCGACATCGACGACATCATCACCGCACGCCAGCGGTTGGAGGAGACCACCGACCTGCTGCGCATCGCCCAGGAAGCGGCCGATGCGGGCACCTGGTATCTCGACCTCTGGACGGATACCATCACCCTCAGCCCGAAAGCCGTCGGTCTGTTCGGCCTCCCCGGCGAGGGCGCTCGGGCCATGCCCGTCAAGGACTGGATCCCGCTGGTCCATCCCGATGACAGGCAGGCGGTCCGAGAGGAGGCGGCCCGCGCGATCCGAAACCGGACCAACTACGTCGTCGAGTACCGCATTGTCGTGGACGCGGAGGAGCGCTGGATCTCGACCTGCGGTCGCGTGCTCTACGACGCGGCCGGCGCGCCTTATCGGATGGTCGGCCTGCATTTCGACATCACCGAGCGCAAGACGGTGTGGGCGGCGCTACAGGCGGCGACGGCCACGGCCGAGCGGGCCAGCGCTGCGAAGAGTGAATTCCTCGCCGCCATGAGCCACGAGATCCGGACACCGCTCAACAGCATCCTCGGCTATGCCGACCTCCTGCTGGAGGAGACGAGCCGGACGCCGGACGACAGGCACCGTCTCGAATTGGTCCGTGGGGCGGGCGCCGCGCTCCTCACCATCGTCAACGACGTTCTCGACTTCTCGAAGATCGAGGCCGGGCAGTTCACCCTGGAACTGCTGCCGTTCCCCCTGCGTGACCTCATCGAGAACACGGTGGAGATCGTGCGCGGCAGCGCGCTCAAGAGCCCCGTGACCATCCTCTCGCATCTCGACCCCGCTCTGCCGTCCTGGGCAACGGGGGATGCGAACCGGCTCCGGCAGGTCCTGCTCAATCTCCTTAACAACGCGGTGAAGTTCACCCCCGCCGGTTCCGTCACCCTCAATGTGAGCCAATGCGGCGAGGAGGCGGGCGCCCCCGTCCTGCGCTTCGAGGTGGTGGATACCGGGATCGGCATCTCGGAGGAGGAGCAGATCCACCTGTTCCAGCGCTTCAGTCAGGTCGATTCCTCCATCAGCCGTCGCTTCGGCGGCACCGGACTCGGCCTCGCCATCTGCCGCCGCCTCGTCTCGATGATGGATGGGGAGATCGGGGTCACGAGCCGTCCCGGCGAAGGATCGACCTTCTGGTTCACCCTCGCCCTGCCGCGCGCGGATGCGGCGAGCGGCCCCGCAGAGGCCGGTGCGGAGAGAGTGGTGGCGAGGGAGGCCATGGTGCCGAGGCCGGTGCGGATCCTCGTCGCCGAGGACGTGCCGGTGAACCAGACGCTGGCTCGGGCGGTCCTCGAACTCGCCGGCCACAGTGTCGACGTGGTGGGCAACGGTGAAGAGGCGGTGGCCGCAATCCGTGCCAATGCCGGCGGACCGCTCGCTTTCGACCTCGTCCTTATGGACGTCCAGATGCCCGGCATGGACGGGCTCGCCGCCACGCGCCTGATCCGTGCCCTGCCTGCACCCGCCTGCGTGGTGCCGATCATCGCCATGACCGCTAACGTCCTCCCCGAGAAGATCGCTTCGCTGACGGCCGCCGGCATGGACGACCATGTCGGCAAGCCGTTCAAGCGCGATGCGCTCTACGCGGCCATCGCCCGTTGGAGCGGCCCCGTGGCTACCGGCGACGCGCCGGCCTCACCGACCATTCTCGACCGCGAGGTCTACGAGTCGCTGAGGGACATGGTGGGGCCGGAGCGGGCGACGGTCCTGCTGTCGATGCTCGCCGACGAACTCATCGACCGGTTCGGGGCGTCGCCGGAGGCCGTGGATCTGTCGGGCATGGAGCCGGCGGATCTGGCCTACGACGCGCACGTCATGGTGTCGGCGGCCGGTCTGCTCGGCTTCGTCGGCCTGTCGGATCTCTGCCGCGAGATCGAAACCGCATGCCGCAATGGTGACGACCTCGCGCCGCTGGTCCAGCGCCTCGTCGTCGTCCGGGACGGGACCCTCGGAACGATCAGGATGCTGCAAGCCGCCTGA
- the mraY gene encoding Phospho-N-acetylmuramoyl-pentapeptide-transferase, producing the protein MLYLLSDLSGTLSPLNVFRYITFRTGGALFTAGLFVFWFGPLIISLLRLRQGKGQPIREDGPQTHLTKRGTPTMGGLMILAGAIVAILLWANPRNHFVWVTLAVTLGFGAIGFYDDYLKVTKQSHKGFSGKFRLLLEASIAISACTLISYYSAPALQNQLAFPVFKDALLNLGWFYVLFAGFVIVGAGNAVNITDGLDGLAIVPVMIACGTFGVIAYLVGNVFTANYLQVNYVRDTGELAVVCGAVIGAGLGFLWFNAPPAQIFMGDTGSLALGGLLGTVAVATKHEIVLAIVGGLFVLEIMSVIIQVASFKLTGKRVFRMAPIHHHFEQKGWKEPQVVIRFWIIAVILALAGLATLKLR; encoded by the coding sequence ATGCTGTATCTCCTGTCGGACCTAAGCGGCACGCTCTCGCCCCTCAACGTCTTCCGCTACATCACCTTCCGTACCGGCGGCGCGCTGTTCACGGCGGGCCTGTTCGTGTTCTGGTTCGGGCCGCTCATCATCTCGCTGCTGCGCCTGCGCCAGGGCAAGGGGCAGCCGATCCGCGAGGACGGGCCTCAGACCCACCTGACCAAGCGCGGCACGCCGACCATGGGCGGGCTGATGATCCTGGCCGGCGCCATCGTGGCGATCCTGCTCTGGGCCAATCCGCGCAATCACTTCGTCTGGGTGACGCTGGCCGTGACCCTCGGATTCGGCGCCATTGGCTTCTACGACGACTACCTGAAGGTGACGAAGCAGTCGCATAAGGGGTTCTCGGGCAAGTTCCGGCTGCTCCTCGAAGCGTCCATTGCCATCTCGGCCTGCACCCTGATCTCCTATTATTCGGCGCCCGCGCTCCAGAACCAGCTCGCCTTCCCGGTCTTCAAGGACGCGCTCCTGAACCTCGGCTGGTTCTACGTCCTGTTCGCCGGCTTCGTCATCGTCGGCGCCGGCAATGCGGTGAACATCACGGACGGCCTCGACGGCCTCGCCATCGTGCCGGTGATGATCGCCTGCGGCACCTTCGGGGTCATCGCCTATCTCGTCGGCAACGTCTTCACCGCCAACTACCTCCAGGTAAATTACGTCCGCGACACCGGCGAACTCGCCGTCGTCTGCGGCGCGGTGATCGGCGCCGGGCTCGGCTTCCTGTGGTTCAACGCCCCCCCGGCGCAGATCTTCATGGGCGATACCGGGTCGCTGGCGCTGGGCGGTCTCCTCGGCACCGTGGCTGTCGCCACGAAGCACGAGATCGTGCTGGCCATCGTCGGCGGCCTGTTCGTCCTGGAGATCATGTCGGTGATCATCCAGGTCGCCTCGTTCAAGCTCACCGGCAAGCGCGTCTTCCGCATGGCGCCGATCCACCACCATTTCGAACAGAAGGGCTGGAAGGAGCCGCAGGTCGTGATCCGGTTCTGGATCATCGCCGTGATCCTGGCGCTCGCCGGCCTCGCGACGCTGAAGCTGCGCTGA
- the nagL gene encoding Maleylpyruvate isomerase, with translation MKMYGNWRSAAAFRVRIALNLKGLACEETFIDLDAGDQHKPEYLAINPQGAVPAFFDGDGAPLTQSLAILDYLEDIHPEPALLPNDPKARARARSLAQVVACDTHPLYVPRVRNYLMSAYDIPKDGMMGFVRHWFETGLKTLETRLAHEPGTGRYAQGDAISHADLCLVSLWVGTGIFGVETAPYPTVRRIAEDCLSQEAFARAHPLRQPGAPA, from the coding sequence ATGAAGATGTACGGCAACTGGCGCTCGGCCGCCGCTTTCCGGGTGCGCATCGCCCTCAACCTCAAGGGCCTCGCCTGCGAGGAGACCTTCATCGACCTCGATGCCGGCGACCAGCACAAGCCCGAGTATCTCGCCATCAACCCGCAGGGCGCCGTGCCGGCCTTCTTCGACGGCGACGGCGCTCCCCTCACCCAATCGCTGGCGATCCTCGATTATCTCGAGGACATCCATCCCGAGCCGGCCCTGCTGCCGAACGATCCGAAAGCCCGGGCGCGCGCCCGCTCCCTGGCGCAGGTGGTCGCCTGCGACACCCATCCGCTCTATGTCCCACGGGTGCGCAACTACCTGATGTCGGCCTACGACATCCCGAAGGACGGCATGATGGGGTTCGTGCGGCACTGGTTCGAGACCGGACTCAAGACGCTGGAGACCCGGCTCGCCCACGAGCCCGGCACCGGCCGCTATGCGCAGGGCGACGCGATCAGTCATGCCGACCTCTGCCTCGTGAGCCTCTGGGTCGGCACCGGCATCTTCGGGGTCGAGACCGCGCCCTATCCCACCGTGAGGCGGATCGCCGAGGATTGCCTGTCGCAGGAGGCGTTCGCCAGAGCGCATCCCCTGCGCCAGCCCGGCGCGCCCGCGTGA